ATAAGAAATTGGAAGCTGGAAGATGTAGGGACAGGCTGCGGCCTGTCTGAAGTTAGCGTCGCTTCGCTCCTGGTGTGTCAATCAAATCAATCAAACCAATCTAGTCAATCGACTTTTCGACTTTCGACTATCGACTATCGACTGACGACTGCCGACTGTCAACTGTCAACTGTCAACTGCCGACTGCCGACTGCCGACTAATGACTATCGACTATCGACTTTAAAATGTAAATTCTTACACTTATGAAACGAACAATCATCTTTTTCACCCTGTCTTTGCTTTTGGTTTCCTGTGCCTGGTTTGGAAAACGGGAATCGATTCCTCCAAAATATCTCACAATTATGACCTACAATATACACCATGGAGAAGGGGTGGATGGGGCTTTGGATCTGGACCGGATTGTTGATCTTATCCGGAAATCGGGAGCGGATCTTGTGGCTCTCCAGGAAGTGGATGTGAAAACTGAAAGAGTCCAGGGCCTTCATACAATGCAATACCTTGCTGAAAAACTGGATATGGAATGGGTTTTCGGACAAAATCTCTCATTTCAGGGTGGTGGGTATGGCAACGGTATCCTGTCGGCTTATCCCATTGAATCATGGACAAACGAGCATTTTCCACCATATCTTGAAGGTGAACAACGGGGACTACTACAAACAATGATTCATTGTCAGGGAATGACCATTGCGTTTTGGAATACCCATTTGGATCACCGGCCGGATGATACGGAACGAAAGCAGAGTGCAACAACTCTTGTCGAAAAATCAGACACACTTAAATATCCTCTGGTGATCGCCGGGGATTTTAATGATATACCGGAAAGCTCTTCCATCCAAAAAATAAATCAATCTTTTCAGGATACCTGGCATGAAACGGGTCATGACTCCGGATTTACATTTCCAACCCAGGCGCCTGAAAGGCGTATTGATTATATTTTCTATCGTGATCATTCGGATAGTTATTTTCATCTGAAACCAGTAAAAAGTACGATACTGCAATCTCCAGCCTCTGATCATCTGCCACTGGTTGTGGTTTTTGAAATTCTGACATATCCTCAAAAAATTCCATCTTGATTTATGAGACCGTAGAGAGTAGATTGATAGAAATAATGAAATTTAAACATAGGAAAAATCTGACATGGTAAAGGAAAACGTTGTGTTGATCCGTGAAACGCGGGATCTTCTGTCCGGACGTTGGGGACTTGCTGTGGGTGTTTTTTTCATCTATATGATTATTATCGGTGCACTTAACGGAACCCATGAATCAGGCTCACTCCTATGGATTTTACTGGCCGGTCCATTCAGTCTGGGTGCGGCTATCTTCTCATTGTCACTTGCACGTCGCCAGGATGCCTCAGCAGGACAGCTGTTTCAGGGGTTTAACCATTTCGGGACAGCTTTTCTTGTAAATATAGTCCTGATGGTGATTATTGGTGTCGGTTTCATTTTGCTGGTGGTTCCAGGTGTGATATTTGCCCTTTCTTATTCATTAACATATTTTATTCTGGTTGATCATCCGGAACTCAAACCCATGGAGGCTATCCGGAAAAGCCGTATGATGATGAACGGATATAAAATGAAATTATTTTACTTGTGGCTTCGTTTTTTGGGTCTGGCATTGCTTTGCGTCCTCACGGCAGGAATCGGCTTCCTGTGGCTGGCCCCCTTTGTCCATGTATGTATGGGACGTTTCTATGAAGATATACAGGAAAATACCCAACCAGCGACGAATCATACCACATCTGAAATGGAATAATTTAAACAGACTTTAATAAGGGTGACTGCGGATGAAAATCAACCATAAGCGAAAAGTTAGAAAAACGGCATTACCACCGGGGACACTTATATTTACCGGGGAACAGAAGATGGATCAGGTGGAGATCCATCTGATAGACTACGACAGCGACTCTATCCATGAAAAAGAGTTGAAAGATATTGAAAAAGCCTTTCCCTTTAAAGATTTACCAACAGTTACCTGGGTGAATGTCAACGGTCTGCACGATGTGACCCTCATTGAAAAATTGGGAAAATACTATACCATTCATCCTTTGATACTAGAGGATATTCTCAGTGTGAACCAGCGGCCCAAAATGGAGGATTCGGGAAACATCCTCTTTATTGTCCTTAAAATGCTTCGATATCAGGAATCAACAGAATCTGTAGAGTCGGAGCAGGTGAGTCTGATTCTGGGTAAAAACTTTCTCTTCACTTTTCAGGAAAAACCGGGGGATGTTTTTGAACCGGTCAGGGATCGCCTTCGTCAACATAAAGGTCGTATCCGCACCCTGGGCCCCGATTATCTGGCTTATGCTTTGATTGATGCGATTGTAGATAATTATTTTCTGGTGTTGGAAAAAATGGGGGATCGGATTGAAGCGCTTGAAGAAAGACTGGTTCAAAATCCCACAGATGATATTTTACAAACACTTCATCGCTTAAAACGGGAAATGATCTATCTCAGGAAATCTGTTTGGCCTCTCCGGGAACTATTGAGCGGGTTGGAACGGAGTGAATCCTCTCTGATTCAACAATCAACCGGAGTATACCTCAGGGATGTTTATGACCATACGATTCAGATAATTGACACGATTGAAAGCTACCGGGATATTATATCCGGCATGCTGGACACCTACCTGTCCAGCGTGAGTAATAAAATGAATGAAGTGATGAAGGTTCTTACAATTATTTCAACTATATTCATTCCTCTCACCTTTATTGCCGGAATCTATGGTATGAATTTTGTGTATATGCCTGAACTGAGCTGGAAATGGAGTTACCCCCTCGTCTGGCTTCTTATGATTGGAGTAGGGAGTATAATGGTGGTTTTTTTCAGGAAAAAAAAGTGGCTTTGAAAGACTTTGCGGGGATAGATTAAAATTTCTTTGACATCTGGTTTTTCTGTGTGTAATTTTATAAGCTTATGAAATCTGGAGGATCTAAAGGATGTACGCGATTGTAGAAATATCTGGCAAACAATACAAGGTAGAGCCCGGCGAAGAAGTAAAAATTCCCCTTCAGGCAGTGGATGCCGGAGCAGAATTGGCTTTTGATTCCGTTATGTTTTTGGAATCAGATGGGGAAGTAAAAGTCGGCGCACCGTATGTTGATAAAGCTTCTGTCAAGGCAACGGTTGTGAATCACGGCCGGGATAAAAAGATTATTGTTTTCAAAAAGAAGCGACGCAAACGGTTTAAATCCAAAAACGGGCATCGCCAGGATTTTACTCTGGTGAAAATAGACGACATCGCCGTGGCTTAAGGGAGAATTTATTATGGCACATAAAAAAGGATTAGGAAGTACCAAGAACGGTCGGGACAGTAACCCCAAGTACCTGGGCGTGAAGCGTTACGGTGGTGAATTCGTCACAGCCGGAACGATCATTGTCCGTCAGCGCGGGACAAAATTCTGGCCCGGTGAAAATGCAGGACGCGGCGGGGATGATACGATTTTTGCCACTGCAGATGGATTTGTGAATTTTACAAATTCTGCAGGGCGTAAGAAAATCAATATCCTGCCGAACTGACTTTTTTCATAGATTCTTTTTTCTGAAGCCTGCGGAAGCAGGCTTTTTTACTTTTCCACCTAAATCGTCCAGCTATTCGTCCCTTTACCCGTCAAAAGATTGGATCAAGAAGCCAATCTCCCATTCTTCTCTTCTCTAAAATTTTTTACATTGACAGATAACGTGAAAGGGAGGTATAGGATGTCTCGACCTAAAATTGCAGTTATCGGTGCCGGGCAAATTGGGACCGTCATTAGCCATCTGATAGCTTTACGCCAACTGGGGAATGTTGTCCTTTATGATATAGTCGAAGATTTACCGCAGGGGAAAGCACTGGATGTGCAGGAAGCATCCCGGATTGACGGGTTTGATGTCTCCATCCTGGGGACCAACACCTATGAGGATATTCAGGAAGCAGATCTGGTGATTGTAACGGCAGGTGTCCCTCGAAAACCCGGAATGAGCCGTGACGATCTTTTAAAGGTTAACAGTCAAATTATCCGGTCTGTTGCTGAAAATGTCCGCCAATATGCTCCTGATGCCATTGTTATTCTGATTTCCAATCCCCTGGATGCCATGGTGACACTTTTTCAAAAAGTATCAGAGTTTCCCGTCAAACGGGTGATGGGACAAGCGGGTGTTTTGGATAGTTCACGTTTTTGTACATTTATTGCACAAGAACTGAATATAAGTGTCAAAGATGTAAATGCTATGGTTTTAGGGGGCCACGGTGATTCTATGATCCCTCTGATTCACTCGGCAAATGTCCATGGAATTCCGGTTATGGATCTGCTGATTCAAAAATATGGGGATCAAAAAAAAGCTCAGCATGTCATGCAAACCATGGTAGATAGGACACGTATGGCTGGAGGCGAAATTGTTGGACTCCTGAAGTCCGGATCTGCCTTTTATTCACCTGCCTCTGCGGCGGTTGCCATGGCTGAAAGCATTCTTCGGGACGAACACAGGCTTTTACCAGTCTGTGCCTCTCTTCAGGGAGAATATGGCTTCCATGATCTGTATATGGGCGTGCCGGCTGTTCTGGCCCAATCCGGAGTTATAAAAATTGTGGAAATTCTTCTAAGCTCCGAAGAAAAAAAAGCATTCCGGGTCTCTGCCAATCATGTAAAAAATCTTATCGACAATATGAAAAACCTGAAATTACTCTGAGCAGGGATTAAATAAACAGGAGTTATATACGACAGACCGGCTGTTATAATATTTACCATGAAGTAACTTACGAGAATTGTGGTAATGATTATAGTGGGAGCACATAGAAAAAGAGGATGAGGTAAACTATGACTATTATGTTTCCATACCAAGTTAGGTATTGATGTAAAAATTCCTACTAATGTAGAGAAACCGCCAATCCTGAAACTCCCTTTTGTTCAATTAGCCCTTTCATACAAAAGAGTCATAAAACTTCTTTTTCTTTTAAGGCGTCTTGCTTTTCATCCCTTTCTATTTCCTTGAAATGATGAGATAATTTATTTAATATGTTTTATCATGACTGCCAGCATTTGTTCACACACACAGGACAAAAACCAATGATTAAAAATTCTTTTTTTCGACGTGCCGGACATTTGGGGATGATCATATCCCTGTTTTTTATAACACAACTGTATGCGGTGACGACAGATCAGATGACCACAGCCCTGAAAACTCTGTATCAGGAAGCAGTTTCCTTTTCCAAAAAGGTGGAAGGCTATCCTTCTGACAGTAAAGAAAAAGTAGCCATCACCCGTATTCTGAATATGTTAAAGCAGGATGCAAAAAAAATCAGGGTTTTAGCCGATACTGAATCATCTGCCAAGACTCAGGCAGAGTATAAAAAAATGGCTGAACAGTGGAAAAAGATCCGGTCCTTTATTCAGGATATGGAAAAAGATTTGAAACAGGCAGAATCCGCTGCGCCTAAGACACCGGAGGACATTTTACGGGAAATCGAAGCCTATCGCCGGAGAATTGAATCCCTCGAATCCCGTCTGGATGAAATGCCGGTCCCGGTGGACCGTATGAGTGAACGGCAGCGGGTTGAAAAGGCAGTGAAGGAGAAAGACTGGCAGACAGTGAAAACCCGCCTGGATAAAGCCCTTTTGCATTATCCGGATGACCCCGAACTGCATTATTACCTCTCTTTGTATATGGAAGCACAGAAAAATTATCCTTCCGCCAGAGATGCGATCCTGGAAGCCCTGAGATTGGGCCCCCGAAATGCCCGTTACTGGTCTAAGGCCGGAGATATCTATCAGCAGCTTGGTTTATATGAACAGGCCTTTGGGGCTTATGCTGAAATACTTCTTTTGGATCCCCGGAATGTGCCGGCCAGACTGAATCTGGCTGGTTTGTTGATGGAAACGGGCCGGATCGACAGTGCCCAATCCCTGTATGAAGAAGTCATTCAATTGAATCCTTCCTATCCTGATGCTTATGAGGGTCTGGGGAGAATTGCCTGGCAGAGGGGGCATAATGAAACGGCAAAAACATATTATCAGAAAGCCATTACACGAAACAGTCGTTCACCTAAACTCTATTTAAGTCTTGGACAAATTTACATGGACCAGAAGCAGTATACATACGCCATCCGACACCTTGAAGAAGTCATTCGTCTGGATCCGGATCATACAGAGGCCAGGTATCTCCTGGGGAAAGCCTATTGGCATACATTCGATGTAGCACGGGCGACGGTTTACTGGTCCCAGGTGTATCGCCGGAATAACAGAGCTTACAATATCTCTTTCTGGTTGCCGGCGGCGTACTATGTTCAGGCTGAAATTCTAAAAAATAAGGACCTGTTCCGGGAATCAACCCGGGCTTTCCGTAATGCCCTGGATATCAATCCCGATTCTTATCACTGGATAAGCTGGGGAAATTACTGGCTTGGTAAATACTATCTGTCCCAAAATAAACCCTTATTGGCAGAAACCTATTACCTTAATGCCCTGGAAACCAACCCCAATCTCTCGGAAGCACTGATTGCCCTGGGCATCCTGAAATGGGAACAATCCAGCCCAGATGAAGCCCGGAAATACTGGCTACAGGCTCTTAAAATAAATCCTGGCAATCAGGAAGCCTCTGCCTGGTTGAAAATGACTCAAAATAATCCCTGATTTACAAAAGGTTAGGACATCTATGGAATTGTCTATTTCCCAGTTGAAAGGACTGATGAATATTTTTACGGAACTTGAACCGGAAGAGATTCTCCGTAAAAGTGTGGAGCAGATTTCCCGAATGTTGAATGCCAAAGGGTGTACGATTTTTCTGTATAATGAAGGGACAGATTGTATTGAACTGGCTGAAACCACAAGTCAACAGGTTCACGATGCCGGAACCGTCAGGTATAGCCGGGGAGAAGGACTTACAGGATGGGTTTTTAAATTTCAGAAACCTTTGTTGATTCAGGATTTTGACCGGAAATCTGTGGATGATTTGAAAAAAGAACATGGGAAAGAGATCAACTGGATCAATAAATTTTCGGATGGTGACCGCCGTATTGCCAAATCATATCTGGCTGTTCCCATTGTATCCAAAAGCGGACGTTTTTACGGGGTGATCCGGGCATCCAGCAATGAATATAACTTTGATGAAACCCATCAGGACCTATTAATTCACATTGCAGGATATATCAGTATTGCCCTGGAAAACAGTTATCATTATCTGCAGGAACGGAAAAAAGCCGATTATTTTAAACTCTTGATGGAATTCGGCACCCGCCTGCATACCCACTATAACCAGACGGATCTTTTGAATTTTGTGGCTGAAGCCGCAACACGGACTTTTTCGGCTGAAACCAGTGAAATTTACCTTCTGAAGGAAAAAACCGGGAATGTCCTCGTATTAAGAGCAGGTCATGGTATCCCAAAAGATTTGATCAATAAGGCGGAGCATAAGATCGGTGAAGGGCTCACAGGGACTCTGGTGGAGGAAAACCGCATCATCCGCCTGAATAACGTCCTCACCTTTCCCAGGTATAAAGGAAAATACAGGTCTCAAATGAAGCGGAATCTGAAACATGGTGACCGCCTGGCTTTTCTGGGGAGTCCCATCGCCATGAAGAGTGATGTCATCGGATGCATTAAACTTTATAATAAAATTGCCAAATATCCTGGTGATGAAACTATTTTTTCGGAAGATGATGAAAAGTATATTGCCGTCCTTGCCGATATGCTGGCAGTTGCCATCGAAAATCTCCAATATCTGGAAAGCATGAAAACCTCTGCCATTCAAATGTTTAAAACCCAGCGGTTGACAGCTCTTGGAACCATGGCAATCCGCCTGCCCAACGAGGTAATCAATCCCCTGACAACAGCCCAGCTCAATGTACTTAACCTGAAGCGGATGATTGAAAGGAAGAAAGCACTGAAGCCGGAAGATTTTTTAAAACGCCTGGGAGTGATCGAAGAAAAGCTTACAGAAGTCGCCAGTGGCATCAAGGTCTTACAGGAATTTTCAACCAAAGCCGGATTTTTAAAGGTCCGGAAAACCTGGAGTGATATTATTGACGAAAGCCTGCTTTTCCTCAGCGATGAGATCATCCGAAAAAAAATCACGGTCTACAGGGACCGCCAGGCTGAGAGGGCCATACCAAAAGTCATTGTAGAACCGAACGAGATGATGGAAGTGGTGATCAATCTTCTTCTGATTGCCATTTCTCAATTGCAGCACTATAACGGTTTTATTCATATCGAAGTGACCTATGATAATGAATCCCACATGATAAAGACCCATATTATTTCGGAAGATAACGTATCGATGCAGGCGTTTGGATCGGCCATTTCCATGTTGCCGGACGGCAGCGAAGTGGTTACCCCCCAGCAGTTTATGTTCACCGTAGCCAAAGAAATTGTTCACAATAATTATCAGGGAATAATAAATTTGAAGCCTGAAAAAAACGGGGTCTCAATTACCATCTGTATTCCTGCCGGAGGTGAAAATGTTTGATAGTGACCTTCTGATTGTAGATGACAGTCTGGCCTTTTGTGAAAGTATCGTTGACCTGTTGGAAGATGAAAACTGGAAGGTTGAATATGTCCTGGACGGTGCAGAAGCGATCCGGAGACTGGAAAGTTCTGAATACCGGGTTGTCCTCCTTGACCTGAAAATGCCAGGCATGAGCGGCATTGAAGTCCTTAATGAACTGAACAAACGGTCTTTGATCAATCGGAACTATATCATTGTTCTGACAGGTGAAATCACCATAGAAAACGCCGTGGATTCCCTGCAATACGGTGCCAGGGATTTTATTCAGAAACCGGCAGTTGT
This window of the Candidatus Neomarinimicrobiota bacterium genome carries:
- a CDS encoding endonuclease/exonuclease/phosphatase family protein, which gives rise to MKRTIIFFTLSLLLVSCAWFGKRESIPPKYLTIMTYNIHHGEGVDGALDLDRIVDLIRKSGADLVALQEVDVKTERVQGLHTMQYLAEKLDMEWVFGQNLSFQGGGYGNGILSAYPIESWTNEHFPPYLEGEQRGLLQTMIHCQGMTIAFWNTHLDHRPDDTERKQSATTLVEKSDTLKYPLVIAGDFNDIPESSSIQKINQSFQDTWHETGHDSGFTFPTQAPERRIDYIFYRDHSDSYFHLKPVKSTILQSPASDHLPLVVVFEILTYPQKIPS
- a CDS encoding DUF975 family protein; this encodes MVKENVVLIRETRDLLSGRWGLAVGVFFIYMIIIGALNGTHESGSLLWILLAGPFSLGAAIFSLSLARRQDASAGQLFQGFNHFGTAFLVNIVLMVIIGVGFILLVVPGVIFALSYSLTYFILVDHPELKPMEAIRKSRMMMNGYKMKLFYLWLRFLGLALLCVLTAGIGFLWLAPFVHVCMGRFYEDIQENTQPATNHTTSEME
- the corA gene encoding magnesium/cobalt transporter CorA is translated as MKINHKRKVRKTALPPGTLIFTGEQKMDQVEIHLIDYDSDSIHEKELKDIEKAFPFKDLPTVTWVNVNGLHDVTLIEKLGKYYTIHPLILEDILSVNQRPKMEDSGNILFIVLKMLRYQESTESVESEQVSLILGKNFLFTFQEKPGDVFEPVRDRLRQHKGRIRTLGPDYLAYALIDAIVDNYFLVLEKMGDRIEALEERLVQNPTDDILQTLHRLKREMIYLRKSVWPLRELLSGLERSESSLIQQSTGVYLRDVYDHTIQIIDTIESYRDIISGMLDTYLSSVSNKMNEVMKVLTIISTIFIPLTFIAGIYGMNFVYMPELSWKWSYPLVWLLMIGVGSIMVVFFRKKKWL
- the rplU gene encoding 50S ribosomal protein L21 → MYAIVEISGKQYKVEPGEEVKIPLQAVDAGAELAFDSVMFLESDGEVKVGAPYVDKASVKATVVNHGRDKKIIVFKKKRRKRFKSKNGHRQDFTLVKIDDIAVA
- the rpmA gene encoding 50S ribosomal protein L27 produces the protein MAHKKGLGSTKNGRDSNPKYLGVKRYGGEFVTAGTIIVRQRGTKFWPGENAGRGGDDTIFATADGFVNFTNSAGRKKINILPN
- the mdh gene encoding malate dehydrogenase gives rise to the protein MSRPKIAVIGAGQIGTVISHLIALRQLGNVVLYDIVEDLPQGKALDVQEASRIDGFDVSILGTNTYEDIQEADLVIVTAGVPRKPGMSRDDLLKVNSQIIRSVAENVRQYAPDAIVILISNPLDAMVTLFQKVSEFPVKRVMGQAGVLDSSRFCTFIAQELNISVKDVNAMVLGGHGDSMIPLIHSANVHGIPVMDLLIQKYGDQKKAQHVMQTMVDRTRMAGGEIVGLLKSGSAFYSPASAAVAMAESILRDEHRLLPVCASLQGEYGFHDLYMGVPAVLAQSGVIKIVEILLSSEEKKAFRVSANHVKNLIDNMKNLKLL